A section of the Macadamia integrifolia cultivar HAES 741 chromosome 9, SCU_Mint_v3, whole genome shotgun sequence genome encodes:
- the LOC122088767 gene encoding probable disease resistance RPP8-like protein 4, whose product MAYTEMASFLNKLTGKLLEDVNLFHEVVEDRVWSLLFMLKKLRPFVMELQRRQREDKLKPLMKDFIGLLNEADDAIDIYITTTTPRRTENISGSSKDKDVDQKAGEALTGKIERIKLELKKWHTRCLEDKDKKVEGQKDEVNETTTSTPQVEEDKDERITSRAPSPQVEDKEDKIEDQKDEVKERIPSTVSSPQVEDKDDNVVGQKGSSSEVEDTDDKVVGMKNEENESIISSASTPHVEDKDDNVEGQKDEIEEKTTSTASSPQVEDKGERITSTDSIPQVEDKDDKVVGLKDEVKKMIELLNDKDPRPDVIPIVGPGGVGKTTLAFRVYNHPSTRKNFPCRAWIPAFNDYPLPMKDLLKKIIDEVREFSKLPGRREEAAAAVAAAAVVADNDHHGQKKILRDLAIQTYKLLKTCGRYLFVFDNVWRTQFWTDINMIFPDVRGGGGRIIFTTRYSEVALYARPRRPPVYLKPSLNNEESWELFCKKVASRSRDNIASTSSGGPSVESQSQSQSQPEPNHPWKEWVDACGGLPLAIVKLAEEHQRQKSSSPVDKEDKERFSKGIWELIYNSLPDELKPCLLYLGVINSFRYTQFMELIIAEGLVQPPRMTTVRRQKIAGEVEDYDIIAKEYVTELIKRNLFEVVSKQWDGSIKEIAISKRFQLMNFCISKAKEENFLNFLVPENKNLVQEANRGALQWQHENFFELKNPGTSSTMKPRSLLILESTMWASERIFSESYWVFVLNNYSSLRVLDLFGVDLIHNIPSDIGSRLVHLRYLRLNLKEFGNIRLPPSIFNLWNLQFLRVKRSNSRWLSSEIQLENFWRMRQFMHILCSDVIRLPQPPPPPSPQDDFVGDNLQMLKYVSAECCTKDLFSRIPNLVKLGVGGSILQGHINEMYSNLQVLTRLQKLGLKGSATNDPLSLHKWEGASLQNITHLTFKRTRLVGDTMKILGGKLPNLQVLKLSSNAVVGDELYGTTDASGFRKLKCLKFEKLDIRKWNLSVGAMPTLEIVIIRNCRALQGLPSEALYKIETLRELEVYHYGDLSVETDAEEVRQKRAGKDPPLQLRLERGIVSGRQNGRPQIFKGKRGE is encoded by the exons atggcATACACTGAAATGGCTTCTTTCCTGAACAAACTAACCGGGAAGCTGTTAGAAGATGTGAATTTGTTTCATGAAGTGGTGGAGGATCGTGTCTGGTCTCTTCTTTTCATGCTAAAGAAGCTAAGGCCCTTTGTAATGGAACTCCAAAGAAGGCAAAGGGAAGACAAATTGAAGCCGCTAATGAAGGACTTCATAGGTTTACTCAATGAGGCTGACGATGCTATCGACATATACATTACCACTACCACTCCTCGGCGAACGGAAAACATCTCTGGCAGCTCAAAGGATAAAGACGTCGATCAGAAGGCTGGTGAAGCACTTACAGGTAAAATTGAGCGCATCAAGTTGGAACTCAAGAAATGGCACACACGTTGCCTTGAGGACAAAGACAAGAAGGTAGAAGGGCAGAAGGATGAGGTAAATGAGACAACTACTTCAACCCCACAGGTTGAAGAAGACAAAGATGAGAGAATTACTTCCAGGGCTCCCTCCCCACAGGTTGAAGACAAAGAAGACAAGATAGAGGACCAGAAGGATGAGGTAAAAGAGAGAATTCCTTCCACCGTTTCATCCCCACAGGTTGAAGACAAAGACGACAATGTAGTAGGTCAGAAGGGTTCCTCCTCCGAAGTTGAGGACACAGATGACAAGGTAGTAGGCATGAAGAATGAGGAAAACGAAAGTATCATTTCCTCCGCTTCCACCCCACATGTTGAAGACAAAGATGACAATGTAGAGGGCCAGAAGGATGAGATAGAAGAGAAAACTACTTCCACGGCTTCCTCCCCACAAGTTGAGGACAAAGGTGAGAGAATTACTTCCACAGATTCCATCCCACAGGTTGAGGACAAAGATGACAAGGTAGTAGGTCTGAAGGATGAGGTAAAGAAGATGATTGAACTGCTGAACGATAAGGATCCTCGACCTGATGTCATTCCAATAGTTGGGCCAGGAGGTGTTGGTAAAACAACACTAGCTTTCAGAGTTTATAATCACCCATCCACAAGAAAGAACTTCCCTTGTCGTGCATGGATTCCTGCATTTAATGACTACCCCTTGCCCATGAAAGATTTGTTGAAGAAAATCATCGATGAGGTTcgtgaattttcaaaattacctggaagaagagaagaagcagcagcagcggTGGCGGCAGCGGCGGTGGTGGCAGACAACGATCACCATGGACAGAAGAAAATCCTTAGGGATTTGGCCATTCAAACTTACAAGCTTTTGAAAACTTGTGGTAGGTACCTCTTTGTTTTCGACAATGTTTGGAGAACCCAATTCTGGACTGATATTAATATGATCTTCCCCGATGTTCGAGGTGGAGGAGGTAGGATAATTTTCACTACACGCTACAGTGAAGTGGCCTTATATGCAAGACCAAGAAGGCCTCCTGTTTATCTGAAACCATCCTTGAACAATGAGGAGAGTTGGGAACTTTTCTGCAAGAAGGTAGCGTCCAGATCCAGGGACAATATTGCTAGCACTAGCAGTGGAGGACCATCTGTggaatcccaatcccaatcccaatctcAGCCGGAGCCTAATCATCCATGGAAAGAATGGGTAGATGCATGTGGTGGGCTACCACTTGCAATTGTTAAACTAGCAGAAGAACATCAACGTCAAAAGTCGTCTTCACCAGTTGATAAGGAGGACAAAGAAAGATTCTCCAAGGGAATTTGGGAATTGATTTACAATTCCTTACCAGATGAGTTGAAGCCGTGCCTGCTCTATTTGGGGGTTATCAATTCTTTTCGCTATACCCAATTTATGGAATTGATAATTGCAGAAGGCCTTGTGCAACCACCAAGGATGACAACTGTTCGAAGACAGAAGATAGCAGGGGAAGTGGAAGATTATGATATAATTGCAAAAGAATATGTTACTGAGCTCATTAAGAGGAACCTGTTTGAGGTCGTGAGTAAGCAATGGGATGGAAGCATCAAAGAAATTGCCATTTCCAAACGGTTTCAGTTGATGAATTTCTGTATATCCAAggccaaagaagaaaattttctgaaTTTCTTAGTCCCTGAGAATAAAAATCTTGTTCAGGAAGCAAACAGAGGTGCCCTACAATGGCAGCATGAGAATTTCTTTGAACTCAAGAATCCAGGTACTTCTTCTACAATGAAACCCCGTTCTCTTTTGATCCTGGAGTCCACAATGTGGGCATCAGAGAGAATATTTAGTGAAAGTTattgggtttttgttttaaaCAATTACTCATCTCTTAGAGTGTTAGATTTGTTTGGTGTGGATTTGATCCATAACATTCCAAGTGATATTGGTAGTCGTCTAGTCCATCTAAGATACCTGAGACTGAATTTAAAGGAATTTGGAAATATAAGACTTCCACCTTCCATATTCAATCTGTGGAACCTACAGTTTCTCCGAGTAAAGAGAAGTAATTCCCGGTGGCTTTCGTCGGAAATCCAGTTGGAAAATTTCTGGAGAATGAGacaatttatgcatattttgtGTAGTGATGTGATTCGTCTTccccaaccaccaccaccaccatcacctcaGGATGATTTTGTTGGAGATAATCTCCAAATGCTGAAGTATGTCTCTGCTGAGTGTTGTACTAAGGATCTCTTCTCAAGAATACCCAATTTGGTTAAACTGGGTGTTGGAGGGTCTATACTGCAAGGGCATATTAATGAAATGTACAGCAATCTTCAAGTATTGACGAGGCTTCAGAAACTTGGGTTGAAAGGTTCAGCTACGAATGATCCCTTATCTCTTCACAAATGGGAGGGTGCGTCTCTGCAAAACATCACCCACCTCACCTTCAAGAGGACACGACTAGTGGGAGACACCATGAAAATTCTGGGTGGGAAGTTACCAAATCTTCAGGTCCTCAAGTTATCATCAAATGCAGTTGTTGGAGATGAGTTATATGGTACTACTGATGCCTCTGGGTTTCGTAAGCTTAAATGCttgaaatttgagaaattgGATATTAGGAAGTGGAATCTATCAGTGGGAGCAATGCCAACTCTAGAAATAGTTATTATTAGAAATTGTAGAGCTCTCCAGGGTCTACCATCAGAAGCTCTGTACAAAATCGAGACTTTGAGGGAGTTGGAGGTGTATCACTACGGTGATCTATCAGTTGAAACAGACGCAGAAGAGGTTCGTCAGAAACGCGCCGGGAAGGATCCGCCGCTTCAGCTCCGGTTAGAACGAGGCATCGTGAG TGGCAGGCAAAATGGTCGCCCTCAAATCTTCAAGGGCAAGCGGGGGGAATGA